The proteins below are encoded in one region of Corynebacterium felinum:
- a CDS encoding glucose-6-phosphate dehydrogenase assembly protein OpcA — protein MIFELPNSDTREIAKTLVRIRDNGVQSTTSRVLTLIVVAKATDDLSAVIDAAKDASREHPSRVIVLVTGDAHAEHRLDAEVRIGGDAGAAELIVIRLNGEVVHHLVHVVTPLLLPDTPIVVWWPFTAPVHPSEDQLGKIAQRRITDAEFDPLVDALYNRRNAYAPGDSDISWARLTPWRGVLASALDQPPHEMVVEAKVYGPASSPSVDLAAGWLVDRLGVTVTRMITPESQQHCGCSKRRNVVPVMRAELIRPSGTIVLEACDHNETIAVTMPGRATAKVAVNLRTEADCLAEELRHLDPDSAYERALHGLTRVYYPVV, from the coding sequence ATGATTTTCGAACTACCAAACTCTGATACGAGGGAAATTGCCAAAACCTTGGTGCGTATTCGCGACAACGGAGTGCAATCCACCACCTCGCGTGTACTGACCCTCATTGTGGTTGCTAAGGCCACCGATGATCTCAGCGCTGTGATTGATGCGGCTAAGGATGCTTCACGCGAGCACCCATCTCGTGTGATTGTTCTTGTCACCGGTGATGCTCATGCTGAGCACCGCTTGGATGCTGAGGTGCGCATAGGTGGCGATGCGGGTGCCGCTGAGTTGATTGTGATCCGTCTGAACGGTGAAGTTGTTCATCATCTCGTTCATGTGGTCACTCCCCTTCTTCTTCCTGATACCCCCATTGTGGTGTGGTGGCCCTTTACTGCCCCTGTTCATCCTTCGGAGGATCAGCTGGGTAAAATTGCACAGCGCCGCATCACAGATGCAGAGTTTGATCCGTTGGTGGATGCTTTGTACAACCGCCGTAATGCCTACGCCCCCGGCGATTCCGACATTTCGTGGGCGCGACTGACCCCTTGGCGTGGTGTGTTAGCGTCCGCTTTGGACCAGCCACCGCACGAGATGGTGGTGGAAGCTAAGGTTTATGGCCCGGCTTCTTCCCCATCGGTGGATCTGGCTGCTGGTTGGCTGGTTGATCGCTTGGGCGTGACTGTCACGCGAATGATCACCCCAGAATCACAGCAGCATTGTGGTTGTTCGAAGCGTCGCAATGTGGTTCCTGTGATGCGTGCCGAGTTGATCCGCCCCTCGGGAACGATTGTGTTGGAAGCGTGCGATCATAATGAGACTATTGCAGTGACCATGCCAGGTCGCGCGACTGCGAAAGTTGCGGTGAATCTGCGTACAGAAGCTGATTGTTTGGCTGAGGAACTGCGTCATCTCGACCCAGATTCCGCTTACGAGCGCGCCCTTCATGGGTTAACACGCGTGTACTACCCTGTGGTGTAG